From the genome of Pseudomonas sp. WJP1:
CATCAACGGCGACCTGGCGGTGGTCTGGCGCCGCGAACCCGACGAGGGCGGCTGGCGTGCCTGGGTGCCCTGGCCGCATGTGGTGGCGCACGATCTGAGCCTGGGCAACCCGGACTGGTCGAAGACACCGCAGATGGCCAGCCTCAAGCGCGTCGAGTTGCGCATCTCGCCCCTGGCCTTGTTGGCGCAGCGTGTGGTGATCCCGCGCATCGACCTTACCGAACCCACTGCCCAGTTACAGCGCCTGGCCGACGGTCGTGCCAACTGGACCTTCAAATTCGACCCCAAAGATCCGAACGCCAAGCCTTCGCCATGGGTGGTGGATATCGGCGCGATCGGCTTCGACAAGGGACATGTCACCCTCGACGACCAGAAGCTGAAGACTCAACTGGACCTGCTGATCGACCCCCTGGGCAAGCCGATTCCCTTCAGTGAAATCGTCGGTGACAAAGCGGCGAAAACGGCCTCCGAACAGGGTGGCGCGCCTCAGGATTACGCGTTTGCACTGAAGGTCAAAGGCCAGTACCACGCTCAGAAACTCACGGGCCAGGGCAAGATCGGCGGCTTGCTGGCGCTGCAGGACGCGGCCCGGCCGTTTCCGCTGCAGGCGCAAGCGAAGATCGGCGACACCAGCGTCGAGCTGGCCGGCACGCTGACCGATCCGATGAATCTGGGCGCCCTGGATCTGCGCCTGAAACTGGCCGGCACCAGCCTGGGCAACCTTTACCCGCTGACCGGCGTGACCCTGCCGGACACGCCGCCCTATGCCACCGACGGCCATCTGATCGCCAAGCTGCATGAGCCGGGCGGTGCGGTGTTTCGTTACGAGGCGTTCAACGGCACGATCGGCGCGAGCGACATCCATGGCAGCCTGGCCTACGTCGCCGGCCAGCCCCGCCCCAAACTCAGCGGTTCAGTGCTATCCAATCAATTATTGTTTGCCGACTTGGCCCCGTTGATCGGCGCCGACTCCAATGCCAAGCAGAAAGCCCGCGGCGGCGAGAGCAAGCAGCCGGCGGACAAGGTACTGCCGGTCGAGGAGTTCAAGACCGATC
Proteins encoded in this window:
- a CDS encoding AsmA family protein, whose protein sequence is MTRTRKILAWSMTSFVVLLAVLVLVIVFFDWNRIKPPLNAKVSEELHRPFAINGDLAVVWRREPDEGGWRAWVPWPHVVAHDLSLGNPDWSKTPQMASLKRVELRISPLALLAQRVVIPRIDLTEPTAQLQRLADGRANWTFKFDPKDPNAKPSPWVVDIGAIGFDKGHVTLDDQKLKTQLDLLIDPLGKPIPFSEIVGDKAAKTASEQGGAPQDYAFALKVKGQYHAQKLTGQGKIGGLLALQDAARPFPLQAQAKIGDTSVELAGTLTDPMNLGALDLRLKLAGTSLGNLYPLTGVTLPDTPPYATDGHLIAKLHEPGGAVFRYEAFNGTIGASDIHGSLAYVAGQPRPKLSGSVLSNQLLFADLAPLIGADSNAKQKARGGESKQPADKVLPVEEFKTDRWRDMDADVEFTGKRIVHSERLPFNDLYTHLVLTDGVLSLEPLRFGVAGGKLDAQIRLNGHAEPLEGRAQLTARGFKLKQLFPTFEPMKTSFGQLNGDADITGRGNSVAKLLGSANGKLKMLINDGAISRELMELAGLNVGNYVIGKIFGDKEVKINCAAADFDIKSGLATTRLFVFDTENAIIYIDGTANMATEQLDLTITPESKGWRLISLRSPLYVRGKFIKPDAGVKAVPLMLRGAGMVALGVIAAPAAGLLALVAPSGGEPNQCAPLLEQMKAGKAPKSVER